The nucleotide sequence CCAACACCCCCAGGCCTTCCTCCCCAACCTGGCGCTGAGCCTCACCAACCTGGGCGCCGGGCTCTCCGAGTTGGGCCGGCGGGAGGAGGCCCTAACGGCCACCCAGGAAGCGGTGGAACTCTACCGCCAGCTGGCCGTCCAATACCCCCAGGCCTTCCGCCCATACCTGGCGCTGAGCCTCACCAACCTGGGCGTGATGCTCTCCGAGTTGGGTCGGCGGGAGGAGGCCCTAATG is from Thermoflexus hugenholtzii JAD2 and encodes:
- a CDS encoding tetratricopeptide repeat protein — encoded protein: MGARLSELGRREEALQVTQEAVELYRQLAVQYPQAFLPNLALSLHNLGARLSELGRREEALQVTQEAVELYCQLAAQHPQAFLPNLALSLTNLGAGLSELGRREEALTATQEAVELYRQLAVQYPQAFRPYLALSLTNLGVMLSELGRREEALM